The Triticum urartu cultivar G1812 chromosome 5, Tu2.1, whole genome shotgun sequence genome contains the following window.
gggtcggctcgtagagtacccgcgagtgattcacggattgggtccgaaaggacgtttgtccggacgaccctctgagtggatctttgtggcggagcgacagggtaggttgagaccacctaggagagagatgggcgtggccctggtcggcatccgtggttatttcaaaataacacgcttaacgagatctgggtatttgatctgagtctggccactggcctatacgcactaaccaactacgcgggaacagttatgggcactcgacgtcgtggtatcagccaaagccttcatgatgtcagcgactgagcagcgcgcgccgggttagactggaacgcctgctcttgtataagggaggctaggtctgctcgccggccgtgttcgcaacgtgcaggtgtgaaatgggcgatgggcccagacccctgcgccataggatttagaccggcgtgctgacctctttattgtgcctaggtggggctgcgacatgttgatcttccgaggccgggcatgacctaggaaagtgtgtccggccacaGGAGGTCGagtgtgttgggaaatgtggtgcacccctataGGGAAGTTGATCttttcgaatagccgtgtccctcggtaaaaggacgatcCAGAGTTGTACcatgaccttatgacaactagagccggatacttaataaaacacacccttccaagtgccagatataaccggtgatcgctctcttaTAGGACGACAAGGGGAGGATCACCGGATAGGATTacgctatgcgatgttacttggtgaacttaccatctactctcttctacatgctgcaagatggaggcggccagaagcatagtcttcgacgggactagctatccccctcttattccggcattctgcagttcagtccacgtATACTACCCCCATTCATTGATACcaatacatatgtagtatagctccttgcttgcgagtactttggatgagtactcacggttgttttgttcccccttttccccttttctaTACCCGTTTGTTatgaccagacgttggagtccaggagtcaggcgccactgtcgatgacgaatgctactactcgggaggtgcctactactacgtgcaggccgctgacgacaaccaggagtagtttaggaggatctcaggcaggaggcttgcgcctctttcgatctgtatcccaatttgtgctagccttcttaaggcaaacttgtttaaccttatgtctatactcagatatttttgcttccgctgactcttgtgtattcgagcttatgtattcgagccctcgaggcctcgagcttgtaatataaagcttgtattattttaatttgtgtctagagttgtgttgtgatatcttcccgtgagtccctgatctcgatcgtacatgtttgcgtgtatgattaatgtatggtcaaatcgggggcgtcgcagctctggtggtgacgccgtcctaggctccatggtgacctccgtcctgccgtcctgctggtcttggtcttgttgcagcAATATGGAAatctttgcctgatgcctcaggactcctcgcctgcgcttgcctctttcgcaccaaagaggaaacgagtacactgcgcgcgctggcgcccgcctgaccttggtcgtcatggcttgcgtcagagggacctcgcgaggtgcccctcgccttgatctcttcgcccctcgcgagccagcctggtgaggccgtccccgaggaggtcttgcgtcgtccgtcTCGCggggcttggcccctcacgagggtcttgagtgttcgcTGATGAGGATgagccgtacagggccgctggtggagccacgccgtgggctgcaGGTAGGTAAGtctgggacccccgttcccaggacgccgacagtttGGGCTACTTCTCAGGATGGCGAGTTTTGCTGTGTTTTTCTCATTTTGAGCCGAGCGTCCCCTGTTTCTCTACTCAGATCATCATGTTCACGTCTCTTGTGTCCGTGTCATGTGTTTTTTTACGAATCCGCGTCATGTGTTGTATCACATTTTTGTGCTTGTTCCAATTTTCTTTTATCAATGGAATGGTACGCATGCTTTACATATTCGCGAAAAAAATAGTGTGTGCTCGAACGATTAAACACATTAAGGTGTGTGTCAAGGGTGAACCTTGGCGATAGCCATGTCCCCGTTTTATGTGCTGAAGTAAAGAAAAAGAAGCGATTGGGAGCATAAAATGCGTCCTGGGGTAACGCCTTCACCGGGTAAAATTTCTTTGCTTGCCTTCCCCACGAAGCCAACCTTCCGCCATGAACACCTGTTGCCCTTGCCTCTTCCCTTCCGGTCCTCTCGTCGACGACCACCGGTAGGCAAAGGAGATGGCTTCCTGGATTCCGCATCATCATCTTTCTAACCGGACGCCTCCACAACCCTGTTCCCTCGCCGTCATCGTCGCGGCCGCACGCCAGTCCTTCGTGCGTCGCCTCCTCTTCCTCCACGACACCTCCGCGGCTCTGCGTACTCGTAGACGATGGCCACTGGAAGTGCCTTCGTCACCATCATCACCTCCACCTATTCCACGATCTGGCCGCGCCACTGGGAGAAAGCCGTTCGTGCCGTTGTAGCGCTGCCGGGGAGCTGCGCAAGGGGCCAGGAGTCGCCGGGGCCGCCGGCACCgcctcatctctctctctctctcattatGTATGTGCTCCTTCTTGCAGGAACACAGAGTTGTGCAGCCGGTGATGTCACCAAGGGATTGCTGTGATGAACATCCGTCGATAGCACTGCCTCCTCCTCCATATCGTGCCCAGGTAGAGCTGCCACTTCCTCCCACATATTCTCGATATTTATTTTGATTTATTACCCCTTGCGTTATACTCTCTGTGATCAGCTCATCCCCATGTTTCAGTAATTTCCCTTTACTCGCTCCCTATTTCTAGATTGTTAGACGTGTTATTACATTAGTTTGTTGTTTTGTTTTTCCTTTATTCTAGGAAGGCATCTCTGTTTACTAGGATGAATTAAGCATGCTGGAGATGACACTACGTATGATTTGCCCATCACATGTTTGTTATAATGTCATACTTCAAGTGAGGTTTCTTTTCTACTTGGATAAATTTGCTATCTATTTTCTATGGACCTGGACACCCGGTAAGTTATTTAGGATCATAAAGGGCCTCTAGTTAAAATTTGGAGTTCTTCTCCAAGATTTAAGGATGATAGATTGCCCGTGCTCAGGTCTTATTCTTTTTTTGTTTCTTCTTCTTGCCTCTAATGCATCTTCAGATTTTGTTTCTTGGGCTATTTCGGCTCCTTGCTGGGTATTTCTTTCTTGGATTTTAGCTTTGTTTTTCTTTGCTTCACATTCACCTGATTGACTATTTTTTGTGTACTACCTAATTTGTTTTTTAGGTAACTACCTTCGGTGCTGATTGTCGCCTCACATTTCTGTCAGAGCCTTGGTTAGTAGCAGATTTCTTGGGAGTTCAGGTAGTTGCTTTGGCCCCAACCCCAAACCTCATTTCTTTTTTTTAGGTTTTGATGCTATGAACGTATTGTCTGGTGTCGCTTGGATTCATACTTGCTGTATTGGGCACAAAACATATAAGATGACACGTGGACAAATTGCAAATGTGAATAGAAATATATTGGTTGTGCATTGTAGCTCATGCATTCAATTTCTGTTATTCTATTATCATGTGCACCTAACAGATCAGAATAATAGATCGCAAGCAGAAAGTGCCTTATGATGGTGCCAAGTGGGACCTTCTTTGGTCTGATCCAGAGGGTGTTGTAGATGGCTGGGCATTAAGTCCTCAATGTACTATTAGATCACCCTTCCGTTTGCAAAAGAAATTTTGGCATACAAAATTGTCGGTTTTATGCATATCAAAGAACAATCATTTTTTGCAAGGACAACCAAATAGGAATGTAGTTTGTTTACCAGATTGCGTGCACTTCTATTTGCAATATGATTCAAGATGCAGAGAAAGGTTTGATTTCATCTCATGTAACGACACTGATCAAGATGTACACCGCCAGGAAGAAGATCCGGAAGAACAAGGGCGTCAAGCCCTCCAAATTCGAGGTTAGCGTCGCGCAGGTGAGCTTCTATCTTGCGTCCCTCTTGTCGTTGGCTTTGTGCCATTCATGTGTTTCGTTTCTGTATCTAGAAATACTCTTTCGTTTTGGTTTGTCAAGGTTTGACATGCTTGTGCTGCTTAATATATCTGTAGGCTTTATTTCACGTGAAGAAAGGCAATCAGGAGCTCAAGGATGACCTCAAGGACATGTACATCAACACTGCAATGTAAGTAGATAATCTAGATGGATGTTGTTGGGAACAAGAAGGCCTTGCTAATCTATGTGTTGTACCATCTGCGCAAGACCTTTAGGAAGATCCATGACGGATTATCTTGCTCTTTTCATTATCCACTCTTCCTGTTTTAGATCAAATAGATCGGATTTATTGGTAAATTAGTTTTTAGGCGTCTGCATTTTTGTTATGTTCATGGTTGTTTATTTCAGTCCGTTGTAACCAGTTATTACCTCCGTTAGTTTTTTCTTTGCATGCAATCTGATATGCTTAGGGCTGCATGCATCActctgatgcagaggccgaggATAATCctccttttctatttttttatatGCCTGTGTTGACTAGAGGGAAGGATGGCTGTGTATCTGATCAGCCATCCATGACAGACCTATTAGTTTACTCTTCTTTATGAGGGAACACTCTGTTGCTGCAGTTTTCAACAATCGTCATATGAGTTGACCAGCACTTCCATGTACATATCTTGCATTATGACTGAACACTGTACGGCTGCATCTCTATTAAATGTATTTTTTTAGCAACTGGCGCTCATATGGACTACACATAAACGTTAACAACTAAAACAACTAGATTGATGTGCAAACTCACCCCTCAAGAGGCGCGTCCAGGGCACGCCACATCCACTAGTCTCAATCATATTGCGTTAAAAAACACATGGAGTACGTGGGCTTATGCAAACACGGGCCCACGGCCGTTATCGCCTAGTCCTAGAGTGAAGTCTGAAATAAACCTTGAACTCGTACGTCTCGTCGGAATCAAACCCTCACCTTTCAATCCCTAAAATCGACACCCTGTCCTCTTTGATCCCGATCAAACTCAACCCTAATACCAATGTACATCAGTTTGGTGCACCAGGAAAAAGCTAATCCTTACCAGGATAACTCTTTGCTCCCAATGACTATGTGGTCCCACTTGTCATATCTATCTTCCATAGCCCGTACTGGTTTTATTCCAGAAAAATACCCCTCGCAGTACTACCCTCTCCATGAATCCCGTCGCTTCTTGCCCTTGCCTCCATGAACCCTTCCCCATCTCCGACCAGCCCGTACTGGTTCACTCCACAAGCTGTACGCGGGTGCAGCCTCTGAACGCTTCCATCGTGGCATCGTAGTGGAGCGGGCTGTAGAGCTCGCCGGCGTGCTACGCCGCAACCGACGAGGCACGGGGAAGTCGGCATGAGGCGCCGGGATAGCATGATGATGAAGCTGCTGGTGACGCGGCCGATCCCGGTGGCCGTGGAGATCACCGGCGCTAGCACCGTGTGTGCCTCGGCGAGGTTGCCGGCCGCGGAAGGCCACCTGGATAGCGTCGACGCAAGTGACAGGAGGTGCACGAGACGGAACGCTGCGTTCTCCCTGTCCTGGCACCTGCTCGGACTCCGCGAAGGCCGGCGGGACCGTGGCAAACAACGGGCAAAACTATATAGTACAGCCGTGTACAGGTCAATGCGGTATGCCATGTAGGCGCGCCCTGGGCAGACAGGTGAGGGTGCTCACCGGGCACAGAGGCGACGGGGCTGGGTTCCATTCCATCCCCTGCTAGCCGAAGGCAAAGTGGCCTCTTCCTGTGTTTGTAGTTTGACTCTCCCTTGCAGGCCTTCAGGATTTGAGCTTAGAAAGCACGCGCCATGAGAATCCTTTTATTTATTTAACGGTTTATAGGTCTAGGTAGGTCCCGGTTAACTCTGTATACCGTAGCAAAATCGCAGTACCTTCGCTCCAAAGATTTGCATTTTCTCTTTAAGCTAGCATAAAACTAAACAAGATCTAAGGAGGAACATGAAAATGACAGGTGGGGTCGAGATGTTAGTGAGAATATCCTATGATCCTGGTCGGGAACGACCTCTTCCCGGTGCGCCAAACGGGGTTAGGGTTAGAATTGATCGGGATCAAAAAGTACAGGGTATCGATTCAGGAATTCGAAGATGAAGATTTAATTCCGACGAGGCGTATGAGTTCAAGGTTTATTTCAGACTTCACACCTAGTCCTACGAAGACGAGGCTGTTTCAGCTTTTGTCCGCGTCAGGCGTGCCTCCTTCCTCCCGCAGCCCCCCCAACCGGCTGGATGCTCGAGCCATCTTGGTTGGCCCCATGGCCCAGTGAGAGGTCTAGGCCTCCCTGGTAGGCATTCCCGCATGTGCGCAGCTGCTGGTGTAGGCCTTCCACGTCGCCTCGTGAACACCGTCCGTCCGATCAGTCTCTGCGCGGCCCAGATGGAACGGACTTGCCTCTCCTTTTGCGAATAAAATATCTGCCCCGTTTCAGAGCTGCGTGTCGCACGCACCTCCCCCGTGCCCTCCTCCCTGGGCTCTCCCCCCTCGTCACCTCCTGCACGCCGCATCTTCCGGCGCCGCTCCTAGTCGTAGGGCTCAGGCGGGGGAGGAGCATCGGGTCTGAGGCCAACTAGATTGGATTGGATCGATCCAGCTATTCGATCGAGGCGGAGAGGGCACGAACGAGCGGGCTTCGATCGTCTCGCCACCATGTTCTCGCGATCCTACACCAACCTGCTCGATCTCGCCAATGGGAATCTCTCGGCGCTCGACTACGGGGGCTCCAGCGGGGGTGGCGGCGGGCGGCCGCCGCGTCCGAGGCGGATGCAGAGGACGTTGACGACGCCGGGCACGCTGGCGGAGCTCGACGAGGAGCGCGCGGGGAGCGTAGCTTCGGACGTGCAGTCGTCGCTCGCCAACGACCGCATCATCGTTGTCGCCAATACGCTCCCCGTGCGCTGCGAGCGCCGACCTGACGGCCGCGGCTGGACATTCTGCTGGGACGAGGACTCGCTCCTGCTCCACCTCCGCGACGGCCTCCCCGAGGACATGGAGGTCCTCTACGTCGGCTCCCTCCGCGCCGACGTGCCAGCCGCCGAGCAGGAAGACGTCGCGCAGGCGCTCCTCGACAGGTTCCGCTGCGTCCCGGCCTTCCTCCCCAAGGACCTCTCCGACCGCTTCTACCACGGCTTCTGCAAGCAGACCCTCTGGCCGCTCTTCCACTACATGCTCCCCTTCACCTCCGATCATGGTGGCCGCTTCGACCGCTCCAACTGGGAGGCCTACGTCCTTGCCAACAAACTCTTCTCGCAGCGCGTCATCGAGGTCCTCAACCCCGAGGACGACTACATCTGGATCCACGATTACCACCTCCTGGCTCTCCCCTCTTTCCTGCGCCGCCGATTCAACCGCCTCCGCATCGGGTTCTTCCTGCACAGCCCCTTCCCATCATCGGAGCTCTACCGTAGCCTGCCCGTCCGTGACGAGATCCTCAAATCCTTGCTCAACTGTGATCTCATTGGCTTCCATACCTTTGATTACGCCCGCCATTTCCTCTCTTGCTGCAGCCGCATGCTCGGAATCGAGTACCAATCCAAGAGAGGCTACATTGGGCTCGATTACTTTGGCCGCACTGTGGGGATAAAGATCATGCCTGTTGGGATTAACATGATGCAGCTTAAATCGCAGCTCCAGCTTCCTGATCTGGAGTCGCGTGTTGCAGAGCTACGGAAGCAGTTTAACGGGAAGACTGTCTTGCTTGGTGTGGATGATCTGGACATATTCAAGGGGATTAACCTGAAGATTCTTGCGTTTGAGCATATGCTCAAGACACACCCAAAATGGCAGGGCCGAGCAGTGCTAGTGCAGATTGCAAACCCAAGGGGTGGTAGTGGCAAGGACGTGCAAGGATTAAAGGCTGAGATCGAGGAAAGTTGCACGAGGATTAATGAACAGTTTGGGCGGTCGGGGTATAGTCCCGTGGAGCTTGTTAATAGGACTTTGTCGAGTGTGGAAAGGATGGCATATTACACTGTGGCTGAGTGCGTCGTTGTTACTGCAGTGAGGGATGGGATGAACCTCACACCATATGAGTACATTGTGTGTAGACAGGGGATTCCTGGTTTGGATGGTGGTGATGCACCAAAGAGGAAGAGTATGCTAGTCGTGTCAGAATTCATAGGTTGCTCGCCATCATTGAGTGGAGCAATCCGGGTGAACCCTTGGAACATTGATACAACAGCAGAGGCAATGAACGAGTCCATTGCTTTGTCAGAGAATGAAAAGCAATTGCGCCATGAGAAGCATTATCGATATGTCAGCACACATGATGTTGCCTATTGGTCTAAGAGCTATATTCATGATCTGGAGAGAAGCTGCAGGGACCATTTTAGGAGGAGGTGCTGGGGTATTGGACTTGGATTTGGATTTAGAGTGGTTGCTCTAGACCGCAACTTCAAAAAGCTTACTGTGGATTCTATTGTTGCTGATTACAAGAAGTCGAACAGCAGGGTTATACTTCTGGACTATGATGGAACTCTAGTACCACAAACTACGATCAATCGAACTCCAAATGAGACTGTTGTTAACATCATGAATGCTCTGTGTGCTGATAAGAAGAATGTTGTTTTCATTGTAAGTGGAAGAGGTAGGAGTAGCCTTGAGAAGTGGTTCAACTCTTGCCCTGAGCTTGGCATTGCGGCTGAACATGGTTACTTTATGAGGTATGCTCTCACTTAATTTTCTTGAATTTTCAATTACGATTATTACTTTTTTTAACATGTCTTGCATTGACTTTGCGCCTTCTGATACTTTCACTGGTACTTGTTTCCGGCTTCAAGTATAAACAAATGCAAAATCAACTATATTTCAGACACTCAGAAAAAATATATGAAAAAATAGAGTTCTGTGTTTTATGTAAGTATTAACAATATTATGGCATATGACGTGGTGATCATAGAACGATCATTTGAACAACCATTTAATTTCTCAGATCTTATGTTGTGGGGTACAGGATCATACTTCCATTGGTTTTCTGGGGACAGCAGATATCAATACATCATTCCATGTAGACCCATTCCTTGGGTAAAAGTAACAACATGCATCATCAATTATAAATTTGAATGTTGGTTCTGAATGTATATCAGATATTGCCACATCAACATCATCCAGATCACCAGTAGGGGAGCCTACAAATACTAAGACCATGACTAATATATTGACTTTACTTAAATGAGGATGAAATTACAGTAGAAAAAAGCAGTATATGTTTGTGGACCAATTCAAGAGTTCACAAAATGAGAGGCTGTACCCTAGTAGTTCTCATGTTAGCCATGAGTCATGCATTGAAGCTGTAACTCCGTAAGTGCTTAAGAAAAGGGAAGGCTTCTTGTATAGAGCTGTGATTACCATGAAGTCTCTTGAATCTATTTGGTTGCACTTTGCACTTGTACTGTTAGGCATTTACCATGGATGGATTTTGTGCGGGAAACAGTGGGGG
Protein-coding sequences here:
- the LOC125508497 gene encoding probable alpha,alpha-trehalose-phosphate synthase [UDP-forming] 7, giving the protein MFSRSYTNLLDLANGNLSALDYGGSSGGGGGRPPRPRRMQRTLTTPGTLAELDEERAGSVASDVQSSLANDRIIVVANTLPVRCERRPDGRGWTFCWDEDSLLLHLRDGLPEDMEVLYVGSLRADVPAAEQEDVAQALLDRFRCVPAFLPKDLSDRFYHGFCKQTLWPLFHYMLPFTSDHGGRFDRSNWEAYVLANKLFSQRVIEVLNPEDDYIWIHDYHLLALPSFLRRRFNRLRIGFFLHSPFPSSELYRSLPVRDEILKSLLNCDLIGFHTFDYARHFLSCCSRMLGIEYQSKRGYIGLDYFGRTVGIKIMPVGINMMQLKSQLQLPDLESRVAELRKQFNGKTVLLGVDDLDIFKGINLKILAFEHMLKTHPKWQGRAVLVQIANPRGGSGKDVQGLKAEIEESCTRINEQFGRSGYSPVELVNRTLSSVERMAYYTVAECVVVTAVRDGMNLTPYEYIVCRQGIPGLDGGDAPKRKSMLVVSEFIGCSPSLSGAIRVNPWNIDTTAEAMNESIALSENEKQLRHEKHYRYVSTHDVAYWSKSYIHDLERSCRDHFRRRCWGIGLGFGFRVVALDRNFKKLTVDSIVADYKKSNSRVILLDYDGTLVPQTTINRTPNETVVNIMNALCADKKNVVFIVSGRGRSSLEKWFNSCPELGIAAEHGYFMRRTRDEQWQINNQCSEFGWMQMAEPVMNLYTEATDGSYIETKESALVWHHQDADPGFGSAQAKEMLDHLESVLANEPVSVKSGQHIVEVKPQSVSKGFVAEKILSMLTENKRQADFVLCIGDDRSDEDMFEGIADIMRRSIVDPQTSLYACTVGQKPSKAKYYLDDTNDVLNMLEALADVSEEVGSPEESEILSPSEEA